CGATCACGAGGGCTCCTCCGGCCCCATCTGCAAGGAGTGCGCCGCCTGAGCGCACGCGAACGAGATTCCACGCGCCCCCGGCCTCACGGTCAGGGGCGCGTCGTCTTTTCCGAGCGGAGGGTCACTCAGCGCTGTGCTGCGACTCAGCGCTGTGCCGCGACGATGGCGGCGGCCAGACGATCGGGCGTCCGCGACGAGATGGTCCACGTGTCGACGGGGTCGTCCTGGTCGAGATTGGGCACGACGACGATGCCGTCGATGCCCCCGCGGATGAGATGCCAGCCGCGTGCCGGCAGCCCCGGTCCTCGCGCCTGTCGCGCCTCCTCGGCGTTCAACGCGACGGGCGCCCCGAGGTGGGAGACGTCGATGTGGGCACGGCCGGCACGGAGCACCCCGCCCTCGACGCTGACCACGGGATTGAGGACGATGAACGCGACGACGAGCAGCGCGGAGACCGCCGCTCCCACGATCAGGGCGATGGTCGATCCGACGGGGACGAAGATGAGGGACACCATGGGGCCGGCGAGGGCGACCGTCACCAGCAGCCAGAGGCTGGGCGACAGTCGCTCGCGGTAGCTGATCCGCGCGTCGGGGGCGTTGTTCTGCATTAGCCTCGTGGGGTGACTGAATCCGTTGATGTCCCCATTATCGCCTCTACGGTCCCCGGCTACGCCCACCCCGGCGATGCCGGAGCGGATCTGGTGGCTGCCGAGGCCGTGCATCTGGGCCCGGGGGAGCGCGCGCTGGTCGCGACCGGCGTGCGCATCGCGCTGCCGGACGGCTACGCGGCATTCGTGGTGCCGCGCAGCGGCCTGGCGGCGAAGCACGGCATCTCGATCGTCAACTCGCCCGGCACCGTGGATGCGGGATACCGCGGTGAGATCAAGGTGAGCCTGATCAACACCGACATCCACAGCGCGTACGATGTCGCCGTCGGCGATCGCATCGCACAGCTGATCGTGATGCCGGTCACCCGTGCCGTGTTCCTCCCCGTCGAGGAGCTGCCGGACAGCGTCCGCGGCGAAGGCGGCTTCGGGTCGACCGGCTACCAGGCAGGAACCGATTCCCGTTCGGGAGGACACACCAATGACTGACAACAACGCCACCCCCTCGAAGTCAGCACCGCTGGACCGAGCGACCCAGGGTCCGTTCGACGACTCCGAAGCCAACCCCGTCCGTCCGTACATCGACCTCGGCGGCATCAAGATCCTCCCGCGCGAGGGTCTGAATCTGCGTCTCGAGGTCGAGGAGCAGTCCAAGCGCATCGTCGCGGTCGGCCTCGACTACGCGGACTCCTCCCTGCAGGTGCAGCCGTTCGCCGCGCCGCGCTCCGGAGGTCTCTGGGACGAGACCCGCGTGCAGCTGCGCGACCAGGTGCGCACCCAGGGCGGCCGCGTCGAAGAGCGCGAGGGTCCCCTCGGCAAGGAGCTGCTCGCCGAGGTGCCGGCTACCGCGAACGAGGGATCCGAGCTCCGGCTCGCCCGTTTCGTCGGCATCGACGGACCTCGCTGGTTCCTGCGTGGTGTGATCGGCGGCGCCGCGGCATCCGATCTCGAGGCCGCGGCCCAGGTCGAGGACCTCTTCCGCTCCATCGTCGTCGTGCGCGGGGGCGCCCCGATGCCGCCGCGCGACCTGATCCCGCTGAAGATGCCGGCGACCCCCGGCTCCGCGTGAGCGCGCAGACACCGGACCCTGAGCGCGAGCAGAGCGCGTCGGAGATCCTCGGCGCGGCGCTCGGCGGTGCCGCCAGACGTGCGGGCCTCGACCCTTCCGAGAGCGCCAGCACCCAGAAGGTCGTCTGGTCGGCGATCGGCGGGTGGCGCGGCATCCTCGAGTCCGTGCTGCCGAGCCTGGCCTTCGTCGTGCTGTTCACGATCAGCCCTGAGCCCCTGGTCCTCGCCCTCGGCGTGTCGGTCGGCCTCGCTGCGCTGTTCACCATCGTCCGGCTCGTGCAGAAATCGCCGCCCTCGGCCGCGATCGGGGGGCTCGTCGCCGCGGGCGCGGCCGCGGGGCTCGCGCTGTGGACGGGACGCGGACAGGACAACTTCGTACCCGGCCTCATCACGAATGCCGCCTACGGCACGGCGATCCTCATCTCGGCGCTGATCGGCTGGTCCCTCATCGGGCTCGCGGTCGGCTTCCTGATGGGAGAGGGTACCGGCTGGCGTGCCGACCGCCGCAAGCGACGGGCCTTCTTCTGGCTCGGCATCGCGTGGGCTGCGCTCTTCTTCGCCCGACTCGCGGTGCAGCTCCCGCTGTACCTGACCGAGCAGGTGACCGCGCTCGGCACGCTGAAGCTGATCATGGGGCTGCCGCTGTTCGCGCCGCTCATCGCCGTCACCTGGCTGGTCGTGAGGGCGCTGTATCCGCGCACTCCGGCGGATGACGCACGCTCGGCGGCGTGATAGATTTATCTTGACATCAAGATAAATTGAAGGCTTCCGCCCGGAGGCTGAGCGGAGCAGACTGGTTAGGTCTGCCTTGCTAGCCGCAGGGGCTCGCTGACGAGCAAGATGGAGGCGCCTGTCGCTCCCATCCGAATAGAAGGAGACGGATTCGTGTCCACGGTGAACAGCTTCGGTGCCAAGAGCACCCTGACGGTCGGCAGCACCGACTACGAGATCTTCCGCATCGACACGGTGCCCGGTTTCGACAAGCTCCCCTTCAGCCTCAAGGTCCTCCTCGAGAACCTGCTGCGCACCGAAGACGGCGCGAACGTGACGAAGGCCCAGATCGAGGCCCTCGGCTCCTGGGATGCTGCGGCTGAGCCCAGCACTGAGATCCAGTTCACGCCCGCCCGTGTCGTCATGCAGGACTTCACCGGTGTGCCCTGCATCGTCGACCTCGCCACCATGCGCGAGGCGGTCACGGCACTCGGCGGAGACCCGAACAAGATCAACCCGCTCTCGCCCGCCGAGATGGTGATCGACCACTCGGTCATCGCCGACCTCTTCGGCTCCGAGAACGCGCTCGAGCGCAACGTCGAGATCGAGTACGAGCGCAACGGCGAGCGGTACCAGTTCCTGCGCTGGGGCCAGACGGCCTTCAGCGACTTCAAGGTCGTCCCGCCGGGAACCGGCATCGTGCACCAGGTCAACATCGAGCACCTGGCCAAGGTCATCTACGACCGTGACGTGGACGGCGTGCTGCGCGCCTACCCCGACACCTGCGTCGGCACCGACTCGCACACGACCATGGTCAACGGTCTCGGTGTGCTCGGCTGGGGCGTCGGCGGCATCGAGGCGGAGGCGGCCATGCTCGGCCAGCCCGTGTCGATGCTCATCCCGCGCGTGGTCGGGTTCAAGCTCT
This genomic interval from Microbacterium hydrocarbonoxydans contains the following:
- a CDS encoding DUF3093 domain-containing protein, whose protein sequence is MQNNAPDARISYRERLSPSLWLLVTVALAGPMVSLIFVPVGSTIALIVGAAVSALLVVAFIVLNPVVSVEGGVLRAGRAHIDVSHLGAPVALNAEEARQARGPGLPARGWHLIRGGIDGIVVVPNLDQDDPVDTWTISSRTPDRLAAAIVAAQR
- the dut gene encoding dUTP diphosphatase, which gives rise to MTESVDVPIIASTVPGYAHPGDAGADLVAAEAVHLGPGERALVATGVRIALPDGYAAFVVPRSGLAAKHGISIVNSPGTVDAGYRGEIKVSLINTDIHSAYDVAVGDRIAQLIVMPVTRAVFLPVEELPDSVRGEGGFGSTGYQAGTDSRSGGHTND
- a CDS encoding DUF3710 domain-containing protein — encoded protein: MTDNNATPSKSAPLDRATQGPFDDSEANPVRPYIDLGGIKILPREGLNLRLEVEEQSKRIVAVGLDYADSSLQVQPFAAPRSGGLWDETRVQLRDQVRTQGGRVEEREGPLGKELLAEVPATANEGSELRLARFVGIDGPRWFLRGVIGGAAASDLEAAAQVEDLFRSIVVVRGGAPMPPRDLIPLKMPATPGSA
- a CDS encoding DUF3159 domain-containing protein is translated as MSAQTPDPEREQSASEILGAALGGAARRAGLDPSESASTQKVVWSAIGGWRGILESVLPSLAFVVLFTISPEPLVLALGVSVGLAALFTIVRLVQKSPPSAAIGGLVAAGAAAGLALWTGRGQDNFVPGLITNAAYGTAILISALIGWSLIGLAVGFLMGEGTGWRADRRKRRAFFWLGIAWAALFFARLAVQLPLYLTEQVTALGTLKLIMGLPLFAPLIAVTWLVVRALYPRTPADDARSAA